TCATGCGGATCAGGGCGGCGATGAGCAGGATGACCACGTGCACCAGCAACGACACCGCCGCGCTGCTGGCCAGCAGGGGCACCTTGTGGCGATTGACCCACGCCAGCACGCCCGTCCGCTCTTCGTCGGCCTGGGATGTATCGGGTTGATCCGGGGGAGTCATCGCCAAGGGTTGTACTCACGAAAGGGCGACCGAGATCGCTTCCCGTTCATCGACCGGACGGCCACGGCCGCCCGAAACCGTGTGCCTACCCTGACTCCGCTACCAGGGGTCGAGGCCGGAGGTTGCAGACAGCCGTCCGCGATATTGGTTTTCCCTAAAGCTCGCCCGATGCCGGGGCCGCCTCTGCGTATGCACGATCGGGGTTTGCCGAGCCACATGCACACCGTTGATGACCCCAGCCCCGCTCCCAAGCTCCAAGCGCCCGATGGCGATCGGGAGCCGAACCGCTTGCTGCTCAAGCTGAGCGGCGAGGCCTTCGGACGCTCGGGCGCGGGCGTCGACCCCAACCTGCTCACCGACATCTGCAAGGAAATCGCCCAAGCGACCACGCATGGCGCCCAGTTGGCGATCGTGGTCGGCGGTGGCAACATCATCCGAGGGGCCCAACTGGCCGCCGCTGGCCTGGTGCAACGGGCGACCGCCGACCACATGGGCATGCTCGGCACGGTCATCAACGCCCTGGCGCTCCGCGAGGGGCTGACCTCGGTGGGCGTCGACAGCCGCGTGATGAGTGCCATCGAGATCCGCGCCGTTGCCGAAACATTCATCCGCGGGCGGGCGATTCGCCACCTCGAGAAGGGCCGCGTCGTCATCCTGGCCGGCGGCACGGGCAATCCGTACTTCTCGACCGACACCTGCGCATCGCTGCGGGCGATGGAACTGGGCTGCCGGGTCTTGTTGAAGGCCACCAAGGTCGACGGCGTGTACTCGGCCGACCCGAACATCGATCCGAAGGCGACCAAGTACGACCACCTGACCTTCTCCCAGGCCATCGACAAGGGCCTGGGCGTAATGGACATGACCGCTCTTGCCATGTGCCAGGAGCAGGACATGCCCGTCGTCGTGTTCAATTTCCAGAAGCCCGGCAACATCGCGGCGGTCATTCGCGGCGAGAACATCGGCACCCGCCTTTCCGTGCGATAATCTCTCCGGCGGCGAGCCATTCGGCCTCGCCCGACCGGCGGCTGAAGAGGACGTTCACATGTCAACCGACCCCGACACCATCTTGTTCGAAGCCGAAGACGCCATGGAGAAGGGCGTGGAGTACCTCAAGCAGGAACTCCGCGGCATCCGTAGCGGCCGCGCGAGCACGGCCCTGATCGAGTTCCTGAAGGTCGAGTACTACGGCGCGAGTACGGACCTGAAGGCTCTGGCTGCCATCAGCGTGCCCGAGCCTACGCAGCTGCTCATCAAGCCCTTCGACCAGGGCGCGGTGGGCGACATTCGCCGGGCCATCGAGGCGGCCAACCTGGGACTGAGCCCGGTGGTCGAGGACAAGTCCATTCGCATCAACGTGCCGGCCCTGACCTCCGAGCGTCGCCAGCAGCTCGTCGCGCGGTGCAAGAAAGTGGGCGAGGAAACGAAGGTCGTGCTCCGCAACGCGCGGCGCGACGCCAACAAGCACGCCGACGCCCTGGCCAAGGATTCCAGCGCCCACATCTCCGAGGATCAGGTCGCCGACCTCAAGGACCAGATCCAGGAGATGCTCAAGAAGCACGAAGCCGAGGTCGACCGCCGCGTAGCCGAGAAGAGCAAGGAAGTGCTCGAGGTTTAAGCCCTCGGCGGCAATCGCACCGACACGAAAAAACCCGGGTAGCCCCGGGTTTTTCTTTGTTCGGGTGGTCTGGTGCGCCGCTAGCGGAAGGTCACCACCGTGGGCGCCGTCAGCACGACGGGCTCTTCGCGTAACAGGGTGATCGAGTTGAGCGAATGTACCATCTGCGTCCAGGTTTGCTCGCCGACGGCGGCGCGCACGGCCCGAACCATCGGCAGGGCAGACGCATCGGCCGCGGTCGGCGCGTTGGCGCCCATGAATCCGCCAAGCGACTCTTCAAGGATTTCGGTGAGCGACTTCGGGCCCGGGTAGTGCCGCACGTCGTAGCTGGCCAATCCGACCTGATCGGCCAGATCGGCGACGGCGTCGTCCAGTGTGCCGATTTCATCGGCCATCTTGAGCCGCACAGCGTCGGTGCCCAGGAAGAGCCGCCCCTCGGCGGTTTTGGAAAGGTCGATGCCGGGCCGCCCCTGGGTCACGCGGCCGGTGAACTGCTCATAGGTGTCGGCCATCTTACTGCGCACGATCTCGACCTGCTGCTCGTTCCATGGCTGGGTCGATGCGAACATGTCGGCGCGCGGTCCGCGTGCTCGACCCACCACGTTGATCTTCAACGTGTCGTAGAGCTCGCTCATGCTGATCTTGCCGCCGACGACGCCGATCGACCCGAGGATGCTCGACTCATTGGCATAGATCTTCTGGCCACCCACGGCGATGTAGTACCCGCCCGAGGCGGCCATGTTTCCGATGCTGACCCAGACGGGCTTCTCCTTGGCCAGATCCTGCACGCCCTGCCAGATGATCTCGCTGGCCGTGGCCGACCCACCGGGCGAATCGATGCGGAGCACCACGCCCTTGACCAGGTCGTTCGAGGCCAACTCGGCCAGTTCGTTGCGGACGCTTCGGCTGCCGATGCTCTGCCCGCCGAACAGCCCGCCGGTTCCCGAGTCGCCGGTCATGATGGTCCCGGTCATGTGCAGCACGGCGATGGTGGGGCCGGTGAGCTTGACGTCGGGCTCCTGGGCCAGCATCTGGAACATGGCAAACGGGTTGCTGGTATCGAGCTTGTTGCCTTGCTTGCCAGCGGTCAGCGTGATCCACCGCGGATTGGCGTCTTCGCCCACCAGATGGGCCCCCAGATCGGGAAGATCGATCGCGGCGTCGACCATGCCCGCCTGCACGGCATCCTCGGCGCTGGCCATCCACAGGGTTTCCATGGCCGATTCCACGCCCTGCGTGTTCGTGCCGCGACCGCTGGCCAGCGTGGAGACCATGTGTCCATACAGGCTGTCGAGCAGGCCGCTGATGTTCTCGTTCCACGCCTCACTGGGCGTCGATCGCGTGAGCTGTTCGTTGGCGCCCTTGTACTGGCCCACCTGGATGAGCTGCGCGTTCAGACCAACCCAGTCGAGCGTGCTCGCGAGGAACATCTCTTCCATGTACAGGCCCGGCAGCGAGACGTCGCCCGCCTTCTGGATCACGGCGCGATCGGCGTGGCTGGCCAGCATCAGGTCCGTCGGCCCCATCTGCTCGGCGAAGACCGTCACCGGAATGCCCGCCGACTCGATTGCCTGGCCGAGTTCATCCACGATGGCCCAGCTCAGCGCCGCGTCCTTCAGCCGAACGACCAGGTGGTCCAGGTTGTGCTCGCCCGGTGCGCTCTGGATGGCGCTCACGAGATCGCTCAGCGTGGGCTCGGCCTCACCGAAGAGCCACGCCAGGGGGCTGGGGGCATCCGATGGCGTGCCAGTGATCTCGAGCAAGCCGATGCGCTCGCGCGCCTGGGCCAGGGCATGGGTGGCGCCGGCCGAAAGCATCATCAGGCCAGCAGCAAAATACGTGAGCGTGCGGTTCGGGCGCATGGGGCCTCCTTGGTGCCGCGCTTGGAACGCGTTCGGGTCTTCTTCGTACGGATGCTAGATCCGCCTGTTCGCAGAGTCGGCCCGCTTCAGGCGTACCCCAACTGGTCGAGGTCGTCCTCTTCGAGCCCGAAATGGTGCCCGATCTCATGCAACAGGGTTATGCGGATCTGCTCGGCCACCGTTTCGTCATCGGCGTTCCAGCCGCCGGAGATCAGGGCGATCCCTCGCCGGAACAGGTGGATCTCGTTCGGCAGGACAGCGTCGAGTTCGATCGGCCGCTCGGTCAGCATAAACCCGGTGTGCAAGCCACAAAGTTCCTCCGTGGCTTCGTCGATGTCGCCTGCTTCCACGCCCAGGTCCCGCAAGATGACCGGGTCGGGCTCGTCCATCACGTGCAGGGGCACCTCATCGAGCACGGCCCGGACGCGATCGGGCAATGCCTCGAGTTCCCGCTCCAGCAACGCATCGAATCGTTCGCGAAATGCGGTCGGCACGGGTTCGCTCACGACGGCGCGTTCCCGGTGCGCTCGGCCCGTGCCACGTCGACCATCGACACCAGGCTGGTAATTCGTCGGCCCGATCGCCACAGGGCGCGGGCAATGCGGGCGCAGTCCAGCGTGGCGCCAGCCAGCCCCATGGTCAGCAGGGCCGAGGCGATCACCACGATGGAAACGCCCGCGATGCTCAGCACGTCGGCCAATACGCCATCGACTGAGGTGGCCGCCAGGCGAACCAGGTCGCCCGCGATGCCGATGCCCGCCGCGAGCGCCACGGCGTACAGGGTCTGTCGATCCACGCGCCCGGTTCGCAGGATGGCGCTGCGGGCCGCGAGTGATCGTGCGTTGGTGCGCAGCAGGAGCACGACGCACGTGATCAGTCCGAGTTCGACGGCGCGGGCGAGCACGCGATTCACGTCGGGCAGTCGCTCAAAATACGGGCTGGCCGCCGAACTGTCGATGTGCGCGTGCAGGTACCAGAAGGCCGCGGCGAGTGGAAGGTACAACGCCACGCCAATCATCGCCATTCGCACGCCGCGCGGCGGCATGCTGCGGGCGGGCCGAACCAGCGCGATGGCGCCGACGCCGGAAAGCAGGATGAGCCCTGCGCCCACGATGGCGATGATCCGGGCGGTGTCGGGTGCAATCAGATGCGGATCGTTCCGCAGTGCGGGGAGTTCGGCGGCCCGAAGCAGCCAGGCACACGCGGCCGCCAGCAAGCCGCTGATCGACCACACCATCAGGCCGATCGCCGTGTGGCGCGGACGGCGGATGGGTTCGAACTCTTGCGCTCGCGGATCCACGATCGCGAGGATGCTCGTGGCGATGCGCAGGCCGCACTCCGGGCAACGATCCAGGACGCTCAACCCGCGCAGGTCGTATCCGCACGCCA
The sequence above is a segment of the Phycisphaerales bacterium genome. Coding sequences within it:
- the pyrH gene encoding UMP kinase, producing the protein MHTVDDPSPAPKLQAPDGDREPNRLLLKLSGEAFGRSGAGVDPNLLTDICKEIAQATTHGAQLAIVVGGGNIIRGAQLAAAGLVQRATADHMGMLGTVINALALREGLTSVGVDSRVMSAIEIRAVAETFIRGRAIRHLEKGRVVILAGGTGNPYFSTDTCASLRAMELGCRVLLKATKVDGVYSADPNIDPKATKYDHLTFSQAIDKGLGVMDMTALAMCQEQDMPVVVFNFQKPGNIAAVIRGENIGTRLSVR
- the frr gene encoding ribosome recycling factor — translated: MSTDPDTILFEAEDAMEKGVEYLKQELRGIRSGRASTALIEFLKVEYYGASTDLKALAAISVPEPTQLLIKPFDQGAVGDIRRAIEAANLGLSPVVEDKSIRINVPALTSERRQQLVARCKKVGEETKVVLRNARRDANKHADALAKDSSAHISEDQVADLKDQIQEMLKKHEAEVDRRVAEKSKEVLEV
- the sppA gene encoding signal peptide peptidase SppA translates to MRPNRTLTYFAAGLMMLSAGATHALAQARERIGLLEITGTPSDAPSPLAWLFGEAEPTLSDLVSAIQSAPGEHNLDHLVVRLKDAALSWAIVDELGQAIESAGIPVTVFAEQMGPTDLMLASHADRAVIQKAGDVSLPGLYMEEMFLASTLDWVGLNAQLIQVGQYKGANEQLTRSTPSEAWNENISGLLDSLYGHMVSTLASGRGTNTQGVESAMETLWMASAEDAVQAGMVDAAIDLPDLGAHLVGEDANPRWITLTAGKQGNKLDTSNPFAMFQMLAQEPDVKLTGPTIAVLHMTGTIMTGDSGTGGLFGGQSIGSRSVRNELAELASNDLVKGVVLRIDSPGGSATASEIIWQGVQDLAKEKPVWVSIGNMAASGGYYIAVGGQKIYANESSILGSIGVVGGKISMSELYDTLKINVVGRARGPRADMFASTQPWNEQQVEIVRSKMADTYEQFTGRVTQGRPGIDLSKTAEGRLFLGTDAVRLKMADEIGTLDDAVADLADQVGLASYDVRHYPGPKSLTEILEESLGGFMGANAPTAADASALPMVRAVRAAVGEQTWTQMVHSLNSITLLREEPVVLTAPTVVTFR
- a CDS encoding metallopeptidase family protein, which produces MPTAFRERFDALLERELEALPDRVRAVLDEVPLHVMDEPDPVILRDLGVEAGDIDEATEELCGLHTGFMLTERPIELDAVLPNEIHLFRRGIALISGGWNADDETVAEQIRITLLHEIGHHFGLEEDDLDQLGYA